The genomic stretch GCTCTGGAACAGCGTGTTCATCAGCGGGATGGTGGCGCTGCTCGCGGTGCTCATCTCGATCCTCAACGCCTTCGCGATCGGCATCGGCCGGGTCCGCTACCGCACCTGGATCGTGGTGCTGTTCATGCTCGCGAACATGCTGCCGCAGGAGGTCCTGCTCTACCCGCTCTACATGATGTTCAAGGGCATCGGGCTGTACGACAACGTGTGGAGCGTGATCATCGTCTTCACGGTGATCCAGTCCGCGTTCGGCACCTACTTGCTGTCGAGCGTCTACGGCACCTTCCCGAAGGAGATCCTGGAGGCCGCCGCCCTCGACGGCGCCGGACGCTGGCGCGTGCTCTGGCGGGTCATCGTCCCGATCAGCCGGCCGACCCTGTCGGTCCTGCTCATCTTCTTCTTCATCTGGACGTGGAACGAGTTCCTCATCCCGCTGACCTTCCTGGTCAGCAACGACAACCAGACGGTCCCCGTCGCGATCTCCCTGCTGCAGGGCGACCGGCTGATGGACGTCACCACCACGAGCGCGTCGGCCCTGCTCGGCCTCATCCCGACGCTCGTGTTCTTCCTCATCTTCCAGCGCACCCTCGCGCGCGGCATCACGGCAGGAGCGGTCAAGTAATGAAGTTCACCGACGGGTTCTGGCAACTCAGGCCCGGAGTCCACCCCGTGTACGCCGCGGAGGCGTACGCCATCGACGCGCGGACCTCGCCGGAGGGTGACCGTCTGGTCGTCACCGCTCCGACGAAGGTCATCGCGTCGCGGGGTGACACCCTCAACCGTCCGACGCTCACCGTCTCGCTGTCGAGCCCGATGGAGGGCGTGGTGACGGTCCGCGTCGAGCACTTCCGGGCACCCCGTCCGGAGCTGTCGTTCGACCTGGTCGGGAAGGAGGCGGGGCACGGGTCCGCCACGGTCGCGGACGGTGTCGGGACCCTCACCTCCGGCGACCTGTCGGCCGTCGTCACGCCCGGGGCGCCGTGGGACCTGCGGTTCGTGACGACCGACGTGGGCGGCACCGAGCGCGTGCTCACCGGCTCCGGCCACAAGTCGCTCGGGTACGTCACCCTCGACCCCGGCGCCGAGGTGTCCCGAGGCGTCGTCGGCAACGCCCGCGTCCAGGGCGCGGATGCTCCGACGTCCGACCGGTTCGTGCACGCGCAGCTCGACCTGGGCGTCGGGGAGCTCGTCTACGGGCTCGGCGAACGGTTCGGGCCGCTCGTGAAGAACGGGCAGACCGTCGACATCTGGAACGCCGACGGTGGCACGTCGAGCGAGCAGGCGTACAAGAACGTGCCGTTCTACCTGACGAACCGCGGCTACGGCGTGCTCGTCGACCACCCCGGACACGTCTCGTTCGAGGTCGGGTCCGAGACCGTCGAGCGGGTGCAGTTCTCGGTGCCGGGGGAGTCCCTGGTGTTCCACGTGATCGGCGGCGGCAGCCCGGCGGCGGTCCTCGAGCGGTACACCGCCCTGACCGGCCGTCCGGCGCAGGTGCCGGCGTGGTCGTACGGCCTGTGGTTGTCGACCTCGTTCACCACGGACTACGACGAAGCCACCGTGACGTCGTTCGTCGACGAGATGGCCGCCCGCCAGCTGCCGGTCTCGGTCTTCCACTTCGACTGCTTCTGGATGCGCGAGTTCACCTGGTGCGACTTCGAGTGGGACCCCCGGGTGTTCCCGGACCCCGCCGGCATGCTCGGACGGCTGCACGACAAGGACCTGCGGGTCTGCGTCTGGATCAACCCGTACATCGGGCAGGCGTCGAAGCTGTTCGACGAGGCGGCGGAGGCCGGGTACCTGGTCCGGAACCCCGACGGCACCGTCTGGCAGTGGGACCTCTGGCAGGCCGGCATGGGGCTCGTGGACTTCACCAACCCGGATGCGACCGCCTGGTACCAGTCGAAGCTCCGCGCGCTCGTCGACCAGGGCGTGGACTGCTTCAAGACCGACTTCGGTGAGCGGATCCCCCTCGACGTCGTCTACGCCGACGGCAGCGACCCCGAGCGGATGCACAACTGGTACACCCAGCTGTACAACCAGGCCGTGTTCGAGGTGCTGCAGGGGACCAAGGGCCCGGGCGACGCCGTCGTCTTCGCGCGCTCGGCGACCGCCGGCGGTCAGCAGATGCCGGTGCACTGGGGCGGGGACAACACCTCGTCGTTCCCGTCGATGGCGGAGACCCTGCGCGGCGGCCTGTCTCTCGCACTGTCCGGCTTCGGCTTCTGGTCGCACGACATCGGCGGCTTCGAGGGCACCCCGGACCCCGCGGTGTTCAAGCGCTGGGTGCAGTTCGGTCTGCTGTCGTCGCACAGCCGGTTCCACGGCAGCAGCTCCTACCGGGTCCCGTGGGCGTTCGACGAAGAAGCGGTCGACATCACCCGGGCGTTCACCGAACTGAAGCTCCGACTCATGCCGTACCTGTACGCGGCCGGGCTCGAGGCATCGGCGCGGGGCCTGCCGGTGATGCGCCCGATGCCGCTGGCGTTCCCCGACGACCCGACCGCCGCGTACTGCGACCGGCAGTACCTGCTCGGACCGGACCTGCTCGTCGCGCCGGTGTTCAGCGAGTCCGGCGACGTCGAGTACTGGCTGCCGGCGGGCTCGTGGACGAACTGGTTCACCGGCGAGGTCGTCACCGGCGGGGTCTGGCGGCGCGAGCGGCACGGGTTCGACACCCTGCCGCTGTGGGTCCGCGAGGGTGCGGTCCTGCCGTTGTCCACCCGCACCGACCGGCCGGACCACGACTACCACGAGGCGCTCGAGTTCCGGGCGTTCCCGGGTGCGGGGGGAGCGGGCTCGCGGGAGGTCGTCGTGACGTCCCCGGACGGCCGCGCGGTCACGTACCCGGTGTCGTTCGCGGCGGACGGCACGGTCACCCCCGCCTGAACCCCGTTCGCCCGTTCGCGCTGAGCGACAGTCCTCGCGGCCTGGACCACGAGCGCTGTCGCTCAGCGCGAACCTCGCGGACGGGCCGCGCCACCCGCCAGCGCGGGCCGCACTACGCTGGCGGGACGGACGATCGGAGCGGACATGTCGGAGGCGAGCACTGCCTCCCGTCCGGTGCGCACCACGGACGTCGTCCGCCGCCGCAACCTGGCCCGGGTCCTGCGCCTCGTCCACGAGCGCGGGCCGATGCCCCGCTCGGCGCTCACCCGTGAGACCGGCCTGAACCGCTCGACGGTCGCCGCTCTGGTGGGGGAGCTCGTCGACCTCGGCCTCGTCGTCGAGGGGGACGCCCCACCCGCGACCGGCGTCGGCCGTCCGAGCGCCACCGTGTCCGCGTCCGCCCAGGTCGTCGCACTCGGCATCGTGCCCGAGATCGACGCCGTGACCCTGGCGGTCATCGGCCTCGACGGCACCGAACACGAACGCCGGACCGTCCGCACCACCTCGGTCTCGACGCCCGGCGAGGCCCTCGCCATCGCCACCGACCTCGTCGCCGCGGCCACCGATCAGCAGCGGGACGCGGGCCGTCGGGTCGTCGGCATCGCGGTGTCCGTCCCCGGGATCGTCCGCGTCGGCGACGGCGTCGTCCGGTACGCCCCGCACCTGGCCTGGCGCGACGAGGCCTTCGCCGCACCGCTCGCCGACCGCACCGGCCTGCCGGTCCGCGCCGCGAACGACGCGAACCTCGGCGTCACGGCCG from Curtobacterium sp. MCLR17_032 encodes the following:
- a CDS encoding carbohydrate ABC transporter permease yields the protein MTVSAPDTRATVTADAGRASRPTAKPRKRPGEGGRKRPSDWVVLAGGIVIAVLIAAPFLLILLNSFKTPADYAAGGPLAWPTQLSFDGITTFWNRVDFPLKLWNSVFISGMVALLAVLISILNAFAIGIGRVRYRTWIVVLFMLANMLPQEVLLYPLYMMFKGIGLYDNVWSVIIVFTVIQSAFGTYLLSSVYGTFPKEILEAAALDGAGRWRVLWRVIVPISRPTLSVLLIFFFIWTWNEFLIPLTFLVSNDNQTVPVAISLLQGDRLMDVTTTSASALLGLIPTLVFFLIFQRTLARGITAGAVK
- a CDS encoding ROK family transcriptional regulator, coding for MSEASTASRPVRTTDVVRRRNLARVLRLVHERGPMPRSALTRETGLNRSTVAALVGELVDLGLVVEGDAPPATGVGRPSATVSASAQVVALGIVPEIDAVTLAVIGLDGTEHERRTVRTTSVSTPGEALAIATDLVAAATDQQRDAGRRVVGIAVSVPGIVRVGDGVVRYAPHLAWRDEAFAAPLADRTGLPVRAANDANLGVTAEFLYGAGRGATDVVYVNGGASGIGGGIITGGRPLAGAAGYAGELGHTFVAANGIRCHCGAVGCLETEASQAALLDAAGLGIDEADRLGDVLADGPAPALAAVVDRQVTALAVAIRNVVHTVNPDVVVLGGFLGTLLRHVGTRLEDAVRAQTMTAMGEDLRIVPAELVGSVLFRGAAELAFASVLADPTAG
- the yicI gene encoding alpha-xylosidase codes for the protein MKFTDGFWQLRPGVHPVYAAEAYAIDARTSPEGDRLVVTAPTKVIASRGDTLNRPTLTVSLSSPMEGVVTVRVEHFRAPRPELSFDLVGKEAGHGSATVADGVGTLTSGDLSAVVTPGAPWDLRFVTTDVGGTERVLTGSGHKSLGYVTLDPGAEVSRGVVGNARVQGADAPTSDRFVHAQLDLGVGELVYGLGERFGPLVKNGQTVDIWNADGGTSSEQAYKNVPFYLTNRGYGVLVDHPGHVSFEVGSETVERVQFSVPGESLVFHVIGGGSPAAVLERYTALTGRPAQVPAWSYGLWLSTSFTTDYDEATVTSFVDEMAARQLPVSVFHFDCFWMREFTWCDFEWDPRVFPDPAGMLGRLHDKDLRVCVWINPYIGQASKLFDEAAEAGYLVRNPDGTVWQWDLWQAGMGLVDFTNPDATAWYQSKLRALVDQGVDCFKTDFGERIPLDVVYADGSDPERMHNWYTQLYNQAVFEVLQGTKGPGDAVVFARSATAGGQQMPVHWGGDNTSSFPSMAETLRGGLSLALSGFGFWSHDIGGFEGTPDPAVFKRWVQFGLLSSHSRFHGSSSYRVPWAFDEEAVDITRAFTELKLRLMPYLYAAGLEASARGLPVMRPMPLAFPDDPTAAYCDRQYLLGPDLLVAPVFSESGDVEYWLPAGSWTNWFTGEVVTGGVWRRERHGFDTLPLWVREGAVLPLSTRTDRPDHDYHEALEFRAFPGAGGAGSREVVVTSPDGRAVTYPVSFAADGTVTPA